The genomic segment TCCACTTGTTCGATGGTCTTGCCGGCGATTTCCAGGACTTCATGGGCCACCTCTGCCAGGACCCGCACGGCAAACTTGAACACGGCCTGCCCGTCCATGCGCAGAAAGGGATCGCCGATGGGCAAACCGCCACAGAGGTGGCCGGGCACCGACAGGATGCCGTGATGGGAACCGTCGGCATGGAGGGCCGAGGAGAGAATTCCTGGCGTATCGCTGGCTTCCAGCACCACGGCGCCGGCACCATCGCCGAACAGGACGCAGGTGCCCCGGTCCTTCCAGTCGAGGATGCGGGAGAACACTTCAGCGCCCACCACCAAGGCACAGCGGGTGTCGCCAGCGCGGATGAATTTCTCGGCAATGGACAGGGCGTAGGCGAAACCGGTGCACACCGCCTGCACGTCGAAAGCCGGCGAATTATTGGCCACGCCCAGCTTGGACTGGAGAATGGCCGCCGTGCTGGGGAAGATGTAGTCCGGCGTGGAAGTGGCGACGATAATCAGGTCCACCTCGTCCGGCCGGCGACCGGCGGCCTCCAGTGCCCGGCGGCAGGCTTCGGCGGCCAGGTCGCTGGAAGCGACGCCGGCCGGCGCCAGATAACGGAAGCGGATGCCGGTGCGATCAACGATCCAGTCGTCGTTGGATTCCAGTTGATGGGCCGCGATCAGGGCGGCATTGCTGATCGGTTCCCCCGGCAGATAGCTGCCGGTGCCTGTAATCTTTGCGTGGTTCATGCGGTGGCGGTAGCGGAAACGGTTGAGGCCGTCATGGCGGCCATGCGGCTGACAATTTTGTCCGTCAACCCGTTGCGTGCCGCCTCGGCGGCACGATCCAGGGCACAACGGAAAGCATAGGCATCGGCCGAGCCATGGCTCTTGAAAACAATGCCATTGAGTCCCAGCAGACCGGCGCCATTGTAGGCGCGATGATCGAAGCGCTGCTTGAAGGCCTTGAGCACCGGCATCGAAATCAGAGCGGCAAGCTTGGTCAACAGGCTGCGGGAGAATTCCTCTTTCAGACCGCCGGCAATCATGGTCGCCAAGCCCTCCGACGCCTTCAATACCACATTGCCCACGAAGCCGTCGCAGACCACGATATCGGCGGTGCCCTTGAAGATGTCGTTGCCCTCGACGTTGCCGATGAAATTGATTCCGCTATCCCTTAGCAATTCTCCGGCCTGCTTGACGATGCCGTTGCCCTTGATGTCTTCTTCGCCGATGTTTAACAGTCCAACGCTGGGGCGCTCCCGATGCTCCAGGACGGACACCAGCACCGATCCCATGATGCCGAACTGCAACAGGTGCTCCGGCTGACAATCCACGTTGGCCCCCAGATCCAGCACATAGACATGGCCGTCATGGGTCGGGAGGATGCCGGCGATGGCGGGCCTGTCGATACCAGGCAGGGTTTTCAGGACGAAACGGGAAATCGCCATCAGGGCACCGGTGTTGCCGGCAGACAGGGCTGCATCCGCAGTGCCATCCTTGACCAGATTGGCACAGACCCGCATGGAGGAATCCCGTTTGTTGCGCAGGGCGGAGGCCACGGGCTCGTCCATGGCCACCATCTCGCTGGCGTGACGAAGCGTCAGACGAGATCCGAATTCGGCCACGGCGGACGACACCAGGGGGCGAACTACCTCCTCCCGCCCCACCAGGATGACTGAACTGCCGACGTCGCGCCGCAGAAATTCCAATGTCGCAGGAATCGTGACCACTGGACCGTGGTCACCCCCCATGCAATCCACCGCGATGGTTATCGCCATCGAATTGATATCAAGAAAAAAGGCCGAATGCGATCGACGCATCCGGCCATTTCGATCCGGCGGATTATTCGCCCTTGGCCTTGATGACCTTCTTGCCGCGATAAACGCCGGAAGGGGAGATGTGGTGACGCAGATGAGCCTCGCCGGTGGTGGGCTCCACCGCCAGGGGCGGGTTGGTCAGGAAGTCGTGCGCACGATGCATGCCACGTTTGGAGGGGGACTTCTTGTTCTGTTGAACGGCCATTTCAGACTCCTTGCATTAAATCGTTACTGCTTCTTCAGCTTTGCCAGCACCGCGAACGGCGATGGCTCCTGTTCATCCTTCAGCGGCCTGGGCGGTTCACAACGCCCATGGCGGGGAACCAGCGGCAATGCCAGCAACACCTCGTCCTCGATCAGCGGCAGCAAAGCCAGTTCACTTTCGGCCTCGATGGCATCGGCACTATCGTCTTCCAGATCATCCTCGGGCCACGGGGCGCCGGGAGCAACCAGCCGAAGTCGGGCCGCCACATGCAGCGGAACCGCCATTCCTTCCAGACAGCGCTGACAGCGCAACACCACCTCGCCATCCACGTTGATCATCAGGAAGCTTGCCCCCTGAAGATCACGCTCTCCCTGCACCTCGTAACGCAAGGCACCGGCATCATCCACCAGCACATCACTCAGTCGAAGCAGCGCCGCCACTGGAATCGAGCCGAATATCCGGCCCCCGTCCCGGGCGAATTCGAGACTATCGACAACCGTCCCGGAGAGATCCTGTCTAGGCTTCTGCGACATAAAGGGCGCGAATGCTATCATGCCGGCCCTTTCCTAGTCAAAACAGAAACATGCGCCGGCTTGTCCTCGCCTCCACTTCCACCTTTCGCCGGGAACTGCTGTCCAGGCTCCAACTGCCTTTCGAAACCGCCGCACCGGACACCGACGAGACCCCCCTGACTGGCGAAGCCCCTGCTGCCACGGCGGAGCGACTGGCGCTGGCCAAGGCCCAGGCGGTCGCAAGCCGGTTCCCCGGCGCCCTGATCATCGGCAGCGACCAGGTAGCCTTCCATGGACACCAGCGTTTCGGCAAGCCGGAAACACGAGAGAATGCCAGCAAGCAGCTCCGGGCCATGAGTGGAAAAGCGGTGATTTTCCATACCGGTTTGTGCTTGCTCAATACTGCCACCGGACGTAGCCACGTGCGAGGCATTCCCACCGAGGTGCATTTCCGCGAACTGTCCGACGCCGAGATCGGCCGCTATCTGGACAAGGAGGACGCCCTCAACTGCGCCGGCAGCGCCAAGTCCGAGGGCCTGGGCATTTCCCTGATGGAGGCCATGCGCGGTGACGACCCCAACGCCCTGGTGGGCCTGCCCCTGATCGCCCTGTGCCAGATGCTGCGCGCCGAAGGGCTGGAACTACCCTGATGGCGGGAACCCTTTATCTGATCCCCGTTGCCCTGGGGGATATTCCCTGGTCCCTTTTCCTTCCCGCCGGCACCCGGGAGCGGGTCTGCCAAGTGGACCATTTCGTCGTCGAGAACGCCAAGACGGCTCGGGCCGAACTCAAGCGCCTGGAGCATCCGACACCCCTACGGGACATCGCCATCGAAGCCCTGCCCGAACAACCGACCACCGCCGACCTGGAGCGCCTCCTGGCGCCGCTCATAGCCGACCATGACCTAGGCCTGATGTCTGAGGCCGGCTGCCCTGGCGTGGCCGACCCTGGCGCCCTGCTGGTGCGCCGCGCCCATGAACTGGGCATCGTGGTACGCCCCCTGGTGGGCCCGTCCTCCCTGCTGCTGGCCCTGATGGCCTCCGGCCTGGAGGGCCAGCGTTTCGCATTTCATGGCTATCTGCCAGCGCGGGAGCCGGAACGGGGGCAGCGGATCGTGGAACTCGAACAGGACTCCCGACGGAATAACCAGACCCAGATGTTCATCGAGACACCCTATCGCAACGGCGCCCTGTTCCAGGCCCTGCTCCAGCACTGCCAGGGAACGACCCGGCTGTGCCTGGCGACGGATATCACCCTGCCTTCGGAATCCATATCCACCCGCACCGTGGCCCAGTGGAAAAAATCGCCGACGCCGGATATGGAGCGGCGCCCGACGGTGTTTCTATTGCTGGCCGAGGGCGAGTCCCGCCAGGCAAGCCGGCGGCGGAGCTGACCCCCTTGGAGCCTATTTCAGGCTGAATCGTACCAGGGCGCTGGCCGCACCTTCCGCCATGTCGGCGCCGAAACGCTGTGCGAACTTCTCGGCAAAATTGGGTTTCACCGTGTAGTCGCGAATGTCCTCGGCCTTGATCACGTCCCGGGCCACGGACTCCACCGTGCCAAAGGCGTCCGCCAACCCCAGTTCCAGACTCCGGGCACCGGACCACATCAGGCCTGAAAACATATCGGGAGTCTCCTTCAGGCGCTTGCCCCGCCCTTGCCGCACCACATCGATGAATTGCTGGTGAATTTCGTTGAGCATCTGCTGGGCATGCTCCTTGTGTTGGGCATTCTGGGGAGAGAAGGGGTCCAGGAACCCCTTGTTGGTCCCCGCAGTCAGCAGCCGGCGCTCCACTCCCAGCTTATCCATGGTCCCGGTAAAGCCAAAACCATCCATCAGCACGCCGATGGAACCCACGATGCTGGCCTTGTCCACATAAATCTGGTCGGCGGCGGTGGCCACATAGTAGCCACCGGAGGCGCAGATATCCTCGACCACGGCATAGACCGGCACCTGGGGAGACTTGGCCCGCAGGCGGCGCACTTCGTCATTGATGATTCCGGCCTGGACCGGGCTGCCACCCGGACTGTTGATCAATAGGATCACGCCCGCGGTGCCCTTGCTCTCGAAGGCCGATTGCAGGGCACTGATCACGTGCTCGGCGCTGGCGTCGGACTTGGCCGAGATCACGCCGGCGATCTGAACCAGGGCCGTATGGCGCCTGCCTTCCGCCAGCTTGTCAGTCTCTCCGCCCCAATCAGCCAGCAGGGCCAGCACCACGCCCAGGTAAAGAAAACCCAGGACTTTGAAGAAAATGCCCCAGCGGCGGCGGCGGCGCTGCTCCACCAGGGCATCATGGGCAAGTTTTTCCAGAATCTGGCGTTCCCAGCGGGGTTCAGAGTTGTCACTCACGGCGGCTTCGGCACAATAGGTCAGGGGGGCGCAGTATACCTGCCGGGTCAGCCATGGGCCCGCAGCCAGGCAGCCAGTTCCGGCACGGTGTCGGCGCAATGCAACGGCGCCTCCGTCTCCAGCGCCTGGCGGGCGTGGGCGCCGTAGCTCACCGCCAGGGCCGGCACCCCGGCATTGCGAGCCATTTGCAGATCATGGGTGGTATCCCCGATCATCAGCGTCGCCCCGGGCAGGATGCCAAACTCAGCCATCAGTTCCTCCAGCATCTGGGGATGGGGCTTGGAAAAACACTCGTCGGCACAGCGGGTGCCATGAAAAAAATCACCCAGGCCGCTGACCCGCAGAGCCCGATCCAGCCCCACACGGCTCTTACCCGTAGCCACGGCCAACAAGTGACCTGCCCGGCTCAGTTCTTCCAGCATTTCGGCGACGCCGACAAACAGGCTTAGATCCAGATCGCGGGACAGATAGTGATGGCGGTAGCGTTCGCTCATCTCGCCATAGCGCTGGGGTTCCAGATCCGGCAGGGCCAGGGACAGTGCATCGATCAGGCCCAGGCCGATCACATGACGAGCCCGTGCATCGCTGGGCGGCTCGAAACCCAGATCCTGG from the Denitratisoma oestradiolicum genome contains:
- a CDS encoding beta-ketoacyl-ACP synthase III, producing the protein MNHAKITGTGSYLPGEPISNAALIAAHQLESNDDWIVDRTGIRFRYLAPAGVASSDLAAEACRRALEAAGRRPDEVDLIIVATSTPDYIFPSTAAILQSKLGVANNSPAFDVQAVCTGFAYALSIAEKFIRAGDTRCALVVGAEVFSRILDWKDRGTCVLFGDGAGAVVLEASDTPGILSSALHADGSHHGILSVPGHLCGGLPIGDPFLRMDGQAVFKFAVRVLAEVAHEVLEIAGKTIEQVDWLIPHQANVRIIQATGKKLGLPAEKCIVTVDRHGNTSAASIPLALDEAVRAGTIQRGDTILLEGVGGGFTWGASLLTF
- the plsX gene encoding phosphate acyltransferase PlsX, with the translated sequence MAITIAVDCMGGDHGPVVTIPATLEFLRRDVGSSVILVGREEVVRPLVSSAVAEFGSRLTLRHASEMVAMDEPVASALRNKRDSSMRVCANLVKDGTADAALSAGNTGALMAISRFVLKTLPGIDRPAIAGILPTHDGHVYVLDLGANVDCQPEHLLQFGIMGSVLVSVLEHRERPSVGLLNIGEEDIKGNGIVKQAGELLRDSGINFIGNVEGNDIFKGTADIVVCDGFVGNVVLKASEGLATMIAGGLKEEFSRSLLTKLAALISMPVLKAFKQRFDHRAYNGAGLLGLNGIVFKSHGSADAYAFRCALDRAAEAARNGLTDKIVSRMAAMTASTVSATATA
- the rpmF gene encoding 50S ribosomal protein L32 — translated: MAVQQNKKSPSKRGMHRAHDFLTNPPLAVEPTTGEAHLRHHISPSGVYRGKKVIKAKGE
- a CDS encoding YceD family protein: MIAFAPFMSQKPRQDLSGTVVDSLEFARDGGRIFGSIPVAALLRLSDVLVDDAGALRYEVQGERDLQGASFLMINVDGEVVLRCQRCLEGMAVPLHVAARLRLVAPGAPWPEDDLEDDSADAIEAESELALLPLIEDEVLLALPLVPRHGRCEPPRPLKDEQEPSPFAVLAKLKKQ
- a CDS encoding Maf family protein, producing the protein MRRLVLASTSTFRRELLSRLQLPFETAAPDTDETPLTGEAPAATAERLALAKAQAVASRFPGALIIGSDQVAFHGHQRFGKPETRENASKQLRAMSGKAVIFHTGLCLLNTATGRSHVRGIPTEVHFRELSDAEIGRYLDKEDALNCAGSAKSEGLGISLMEAMRGDDPNALVGLPLIALCQMLRAEGLELP
- a CDS encoding SAM-dependent methyltransferase; the encoded protein is MAGTLYLIPVALGDIPWSLFLPAGTRERVCQVDHFVVENAKTARAELKRLEHPTPLRDIAIEALPEQPTTADLERLLAPLIADHDLGLMSEAGCPGVADPGALLVRRAHELGIVVRPLVGPSSLLLALMASGLEGQRFAFHGYLPAREPERGQRIVELEQDSRRNNQTQMFIETPYRNGALFQALLQHCQGTTRLCLATDITLPSESISTRTVAQWKKSPTPDMERRPTVFLLLAEGESRQASRRRS
- a CDS encoding S49 family peptidase, with the protein product MSDNSEPRWERQILEKLAHDALVEQRRRRRWGIFFKVLGFLYLGVVLALLADWGGETDKLAEGRRHTALVQIAGVISAKSDASAEHVISALQSAFESKGTAGVILLINSPGGSPVQAGIINDEVRRLRAKSPQVPVYAVVEDICASGGYYVATAADQIYVDKASIVGSIGVLMDGFGFTGTMDKLGVERRLLTAGTNKGFLDPFSPQNAQHKEHAQQMLNEIHQQFIDVVRQGRGKRLKETPDMFSGLMWSGARSLELGLADAFGTVESVARDVIKAEDIRDYTVKPNFAEKFAQRFGADMAEGAASALVRFSLK
- a CDS encoding HAD-IA family hydrolase, yielding MPKTFDLIVFDWDGTLMDSAGAIVSAIQLAAQDLGFEPPSDARARHVIGLGLIDALSLALPDLEPQRYGEMSERYRHHYLSRDLDLSLFVGVAEMLEELSRAGHLLAVATGKSRVGLDRALRVSGLGDFFHGTRCADECFSKPHPQMLEELMAEFGILPGATLMIGDTTHDLQMARNAGVPALAVSYGAHARQALETEAPLHCADTVPELAAWLRAHG